One Roseomonas sp. OT10 DNA window includes the following coding sequences:
- a CDS encoding IclR family transcriptional regulator, which produces MLRVLDQIEAAPEGLLSFEALHEALGYTRSTLYRHLKTLTDAGLVASLPDRGFTLGPRIMELDRSMRDRDPLIAAARPVMAELAGSIGGIALLCRRYRDRVLCIHQEQGDARFRSRYSRGLGRPMFRGAASRIILAHLPPPALARLHAEHAAEFEAGRLGATLAEVRETLRRMRAQGWDCSHGQVTPGVTGIAAPILERGDQVLGSLSITLGKPDLAPEEAARIAERVVFAAGVINRSLL; this is translated from the coding sequence ATGCTGCGCGTCCTGGACCAGATCGAGGCGGCGCCCGAGGGGCTGCTGAGCTTCGAGGCGCTACACGAGGCCCTCGGCTACACCCGCTCCACCCTGTACCGCCACCTCAAGACCCTGACGGATGCCGGGCTGGTCGCCTCCCTGCCCGATCGCGGCTTCACCCTGGGGCCGCGGATCATGGAGCTGGACCGCAGCATGCGGGACCGGGACCCGCTGATCGCGGCGGCGCGGCCGGTGATGGCGGAGCTGGCGGGCTCCATCGGCGGGATCGCGCTGCTCTGCCGCCGCTACCGGGACCGGGTCCTGTGCATCCATCAGGAACAGGGGGATGCCCGCTTCCGCAGCCGCTATTCCCGCGGCCTGGGGAGGCCGATGTTCCGGGGTGCCGCCTCCCGCATCATCCTGGCGCACCTCCCCCCGCCCGCCCTGGCGCGGCTCCATGCGGAGCATGCGGCGGAGTTCGAGGCGGGGAGGCTCGGCGCCACCCTGGCGGAGGTGCGGGAGACGCTGCGCCGGATGCGGGCGCAGGGCTGGGACTGCAGCCATGGCCAGGTGACGCCGGGCGTCACCGGCATCGCCGCCCCCATCCTGGAGCGCGGCGACCAGGTCCTGGGCAGCCTTAGCATCACCCTGGGCAAGCCGGACCTGGCGCCGGAGGAGGCCGCGCGGATCGCGGAGCGCGTCGTCTTCGCGGCGGGGGTCATCAACCGCTCCTTGCTTTAA